TAAATAGCTATTGCTCTACAACACAGCTAAAAGAAGAAACAGCCATCGAACATCAAGAGGAGGGAGGGGAAGCAAGACAGCATACCATCTAaacaaattgttattatttcaaAACTAATAATACACTATGCCACAGAGTTTAGGTGACATCTGGCTATATGATTtatctatgaataaaaaatgcaGAAGGGAATCAATTAGCAGAAGAATTTACAGTATCCACAATACAACCATTGTGGACAATATGTTTCATGTCTATGACAAAATTGTCCGAAAGGAATCCAAATCCAAAAGTACCATTTCGGTACTGCCAAATCCTTCCTTCTGCACTCCTTCGATTCATTGTTCCAGCAAGGCCTGGAACAACTAAATCATAACTTGAACTTATGTGATGAATTCGGTTTACCACATTGCCTGACAACTGGAACTGCTGAATTTGATTTACCAATTCACAGTCCGACAAAGGGAACTGCTCAAGAACTTCATTGCCCAGTTGAAGCGGTTGAAGATGAACACGACTGTCATACAAAGATTCTTCCTCTGGAGAAAAGGGAGATTCCAGAAACGTAGCATTAGACGTCCAGAAAACCGGGGCCTGTCCTGAAAAATGGTCAGGAGGATCCCCAATCCACCGGCAGGCAATACCCCCAATGTCATCATATGCCACAAGGTAAAATGCCAAACTCATGTCACCGCAAATTCCCTGCAACAATGACAGTAAAACATCCAATGAACCATCATACAACCACAAGAAAAAACTCCACCATCACTCATCTCCAAAATCATAAtagatttaaaaagataaaggcAAATTTAGGAGTATATCCAAGGTTCACTCAAAATGCAACCAACACAGACAGATGGTTGCTGATCTACATTGAAAtgaaatcaataatatatagatGCACAAGATCTTCCAATCCAAATCCACTTATCTTTCCACATTGTCTAATTAAGAGACGACAAAGATCAAATTTTCCCATCTTTCTCAACATCTAGCAACTTCCCAATTTTCAACAACCATAGTCAATGTTCTAAATTGCAGCAGTGGTTTTGTTGCTATCCTTCACATTGCAGACAAACGTGGCTAATGCAGCTATAATTCCAGTTGTGGAGAGCCcaaaaaccaccaaaattgagatCTATCAACATTTTGATCATGACTATTTCTGTTGCTCAATTCAACATTTAGCAGTTTGATTATCATGACTCAAAAAACCATGACAAAGCCAAACTAGTTAATGACATCAATAATCAAATCACCACTGAGAACACAATTGAATTGAGCACAAAATACAACAATTTTGAGCAATAAAACACCTTCCACAGGCCCTGCAATGGGCGGGCCGGAGTCGGCGAGCAGTTGACAATCTTGACAAAATGCTGAGGCTCCCACTTCCTCCCGTAGAGCCTCTCCTTCTCGCGCCGCCTCTGCCTCCTGGACCGATCACTCCCGGGGCTCCGCGGGTTCGCGAAATGCTGGTAAATCTCCGCCATCAGTCTCTCCGGCGGCGATCCGCTCTCCGCCACCACGACATCGTCATCACCCCCCCTAACCCGCTTCTCCTCCACAACAAAATGCGTCTTCCCCATGAAACTCACATCCACAGCCACCAATTCGCTCCGATTCTCGGGTTTGAAATCGGATCTCCTCCCGTCGGGATCGAGAAACGTGACCACGTGTCCCTCCTCAGAGAGGCTCATCCAGAGGAACGGCGTTTTGGTGACACCATAGGTGTTCGAATCGGAGTCGGAAGGGGAAACCCTAGAAGCGGAGATGAAGGATGGGCCCCACTCGAAGAAGAGCAAGGAAGGGATTCCGGTTCCGCTTCGGCGCCAGAAGCCGAGGAGATTCTCCCAGCGGTGGAGGGTGTGGTAGAGTTGCTTGAAGGAGATGGCGGGCTTTTGGGCCCATTGGGTGATGCGGGTGTTGGAGCCCCACCTGCGCTCGCACATAGAGAACCAGAGCTTGGAGACGGTGGAGCAGAGAGAGCCCAGTTTCTTCGAGGTGCAGGCTAGGGTTGCGATCTCCGATGGGCCCAGGAACGAGAGGATGGACACCTGAATGTCCTCTGGGAAATCGGTGAAGGAACATGTCTCGTTCTCGTTATTCGCCATTCTTGCGTCTTTTGGGGAACAAATCTTGTAATTGAGTGAAAGAAGAAGAGATATAGATGGTTGGAGTTTGGTAGATTCTTCCACGCTATGGAATCATTCCCCCTTACCAGCATTACATTACTCTGTTGTTAGGGAAACCATGTCGTGCGTATCAGTCTAAACGGCAACAATCCTCACGTCTCCACTAAGCTCCCTTTTTTAACTGAAATTTCGTGGTTGATTCGTATGGTCGACCTTTCTCTCCCCACGGCTCATGGCTTAATCGAAtatcacaatttattttatcaattcattttattggttaaaaaaatatcattatatcaattgatttatttttgaaCTTCCAAATTTTCACCAAactattaccaaaaaaaaacattatttgtattttcttattatctaatttagatcatatattttataaaaaattatttttagttcttctcACGAATGGTATTGATGTTATTTCTTACTTAAGAAATAGATTATACTGTTAATTTATCATGTGAATTTAtggaaaaatcaatttattattttttattttatacatatctttcttgtttatctcttttatcacTCTCTTAAACTACCTGTAACTATCATTTCAGGtatttagaaaacattttctagatgaaaagcacaaaaataaatagagtataATTTACTTACCTTTAATTTATCTTCACAACTGATAACTCACATGGTACATTGAATTTACTTATATCTTTTCTCCTAAACATTTCGTTCCAGATCCCAAAACAAAGAAGAATATTAATTCATGACTTCATATCTTACAGTTGTTAGTTGTAACATCAATGTTTTTACTTTTGTCCAAGCTGCATGAATTGCAGTGTGAGACTCAATACAAGAGGAGGAGGCATTGTGAATCCTCAAATATCACCTCCACCATTGCCTGATCTAACATCCCTCTCTAAAGACCCAGAGTTCCTTGCAGCATTCCAATCACTAGAAGCTGCAGAAGTCCTCCTCTTCAACTTCCCCCAATCAAAAGCCTTCCCCACCAACTCTTTCACCCTCTCAACACTCGGGTACCCTTTCCTCTGCAACAACCCTGAATAACCCTCCAAAAACTCGGCATAAGCAGGCACCACAAGCCTCACAGTAGCTTCCCTCATTTGTTCCCTCAAATCCACATCAGGTATACTATACACCCCTCTAGCATGGCTCTCACAAACCTCATTCAAACCCTTGAAA
The genomic region above belongs to Glycine max cultivar Williams 82 chromosome 14, Glycine_max_v4.0, whole genome shotgun sequence and contains:
- the LOC100799602 gene encoding F-box protein At3g12350 translates to MANNENETCSFTDFPEDIQVSILSFLGPSEIATLACTSKKLGSLCSTVSKLWFSMCERRWGSNTRITQWAQKPAISFKQLYHTLHRWENLLGFWRRSGTGIPSLLFFEWGPSFISASRVSPSDSDSNTYGVTKTPFLWMSLSEEGHVVTFLDPDGRRSDFKPENRSELVAVDVSFMGKTHFVVEEKRVRGGDDDVVVAESGSPPERLMAEIYQHFANPRSPGSDRSRRQRRREKERLYGRKWEPQHFVKIVNCSPTPARPLQGLWKGICGDMSLAFYLVAYDDIGGIACRWIGDPPDHFSGQAPVFWTSNATFLESPFSPEEESLYDSRVHLQPLQLGNEVLEQFPLSDCELVNQIQQFQLSGNVVNRIHHISSSYDLVVPGLAGTMNRRSAEGRIWQYRNGTFGFGFLSDNFVIDMKHIVHNGCIVDTVNSSAN